From the genome of Anoplopoma fimbria isolate UVic2021 breed Golden Eagle Sablefish chromosome 1, Afim_UVic_2022, whole genome shotgun sequence, one region includes:
- the tagln gene encoding transgelin isoform X2 → MANKGPAFGMSRHVQDKIDSKYDTELEQILVEWISRQCGASVGKPDPGKMGFQAWLKDGCVLSELINSLFTGDKPVKKIQSSTAAFKQMEQISQFLNASEKYGVTKTDMFQTVDLWEGKDLAAVQRTLSALGSLAFTKDEGTYNGDPNWFFKKSQENKRDFSDDQMKAGKNVIGLQMGSNKGASQEGMSYGRSRQIL, encoded by the exons ATGGCTAACAAAGGTCCCGCCTTCGGCATGAGCCGGCACGTTCAGGATAAGATCGACAGCAAGTACGACACTGAGCTGGAGCAGATCCTGGTGGAGTGGATCAGCCGTCAGTGTGGCGCCAGTGTGGGAAAGCCAGATCCCGGCAAAATGGGCTTCCAGGCCTGGCTGAAAGACGGATGT GTCCTGAGCGAACTGATCAACAGCCTGTTCACCGGAGACAAACCAGTGAAGAAGATCCAGAGCTCAACTGCAGCCTTCAAACAGATGGAGCAGATCTCCCAGTTCCTCAACGCTTCAGAGAAGTACGGCGTCACCAAGACCGACATGTTCCAGACCGTGGACCTCTGGGAAG GTAAGGACCTGGCAGCGGTGCAGAGGACCCTGTCAGCTCTGGGCAGCTTGGCCTTCACTAAGGATGAAGGCACATACAACGGAGACCCCAACTGGTTCTTCAA GAAATCCCAGGAGAACAAGCGAGACTTCAGCGACGACCAGATGAAGGCGGGCAAAAACGTGATCGGTCTACAGATGGGGTCAAATAAGGGAGCCTCTCAGGAGGGCATGAGCTACGGAAGATCCCGacagatcctgtaa
- the pcsk7 gene encoding proprotein convertase subtilisin/kexin type 7 has protein sequence MATPYFPTLLLLIFLSSFSLLLLTLLPPVAPSNPFSASSSSSPSSPWPSLSCGLGQSWAVRLHSEPHHEGEDGEQSSVHLDAIANRVAEQAGLKNHGQIGQLEGHYLLCSVTPGSAAGIWSKGVRPGDVLASHPHVLWHSQERVLSRSKRSMAFNDPNYPKQWHLHNHLNKGMDINVTGVWEHNITGRGVTVVVVDDGVEHTHQDIQPNYSPEGSYDLNSNDPDPMPHPDVHSNNHHGTRCAGEIAAVPNNSFCAVGVAYGSKVAGIRVLDGPLTDSLEAIAFNKHYQVNDIYSCSWGPDDDGHTVDGPHPLGKAALQHGVIAGRQGFGSIFVVASGNGGQYNDNCNYDGYANSIYTITIGAVDEKGRMPFYAEECASMLAVTFSSGGSKLRSIVTSDWSMQSGTGCTEGHTGTSAAAPLAAGMVALMLQVRPCLSWRDVQHIITFTATQCDSSADWRVNGAGFHHSHQHGFGVLNAWRLVNAAKVWESVPFLVSYQSSVIKEEAPIPNYPDELVRTWEVSAADLGQSGMETLEHVAVTVTITHPCRGSVEIWLVCPSGMASVIGARRAIDRDSSGYQDWTFSTVRCWGERAEGQYTLKMSDHKESTLAQCAASGVLKQCQLTLYGSSMTHSEVQERQRLVEEAMSGKYLDSSFSLPCPPGLDIPPEIINPFTSNNLKFLLLLGCFALFWSLYYTLEVTLAHLDLRGLLCLRRRRGGHRARGGRRGRGVEDAMVEEEAGGRGEEEHDSGVELHAVLDSEAKAPLLNGERLAT, from the exons ATGGCAACGCCCTATTTCCCCACACTCCTGCTCCTTATTTTCCTGTCCTCCTTTAGCCTCTTGCTTCTGACCCTCCTGCCCCCCGTCGCCCCATCAAATCCCttctccgcctcctcctcctcctctccttcctctccttggCCGTCACTCTCCTGCGGCCTGGGTCAGTCCTGGGCCGTCCGGCTCCACTCGGAACCACATCATgagggagaagatggagaacaGAGCTCGGTGCACCTGGATGCGATAGCCAACAGG GTGGCGGAGCAGGCTGGGCTGAAGAACCACGGCCAGATTGGGCAGCTAGAAGGTCACTACTTGCTGTGCTCTGTCACTCCTGGATCTGCGGCTGGCATTTGGAGCAAAGGTGTCCGGCCCGGTGACGTCCTGGCGTCCCACCCTCACGTCCTGTGGCACTCCCAGGAGAGAGTGCTGAGCCGCTCGAAGAGATCGATGGCCTTCAACGATCCCAATTACCCCAAACAGTGGCACCTG CACAATCACCTCAATAAGGGAATGGACATTAATGTAACGGGGGTGTGGGAGCACAACATCACTGGCCGAGGAGTCACGGTGGTGGTGGTAGATGACGGGGTGGAGCACACCCACCAGGACATCCAGCCCAACTAT AGTCCAGAGGGCAGTTACGACCTGAACTCCAATGACCCGGACCCCATGCCTCACCCAGACGTCCACAGCAACAACCACCACGGGACTCGATGTGCCGGAGAGATCGCAGCCGTCCCCAACAACAGTTTCTGTGCTGTTGGCGTTGCTTACGGCAGCAAAGTGGCGG GCATCAGAGTGCTGGACGGCCCGCTGACAGACAGCCTGGAGGCCATAGCCTTCAACAAGCACTACCAGGTCAACGACATCTACAGCTGCAG TTGGGGTCCAGATGATGACGGACACACTGTGGACGGACCCCATCCCCTGGGCAAG GCGGCACTGCAGCACGGGGTGATTGCAGGCAGACAAGGCTTCGGCAGCATCTTTGTGGTAGCCAGCGGCAACGGAGGTCAATACAACGACAACTGCAACTACGACGGCTACGCCAACTCCATCTACACCATCACAATCG gagCGGTCGATGAGAAAGGCAGGATGCCCTTCTACGCTGAAGAGTGTGCGTCCATGCTGGCTGTCACTTTCAGCAGCGGGGGGAGCAAGCTGAGGAGCATT GTGACGTCAGACTGGTCCATGCAGAGTGGGACGGGATGTACCGAGGGCCACACCGGCACGTCCGCCGCGGCCCCGCTGGCGGCAGGAATGGTGGCTCTAATGCTGCAGGTCCGTCCCTGTCTCAGCTGGAGGGACGTACAGCACATCATCACCTTCACAGCCACCCAG TGTGACAGCAGTGCAGACTGGAGGGTGAACGGAGCTGGTTTCCACCACAGCCACCAGCACGGCTTCGGTGTGCTCAACGCATGGAGGCTCGTCAACGCTGCCAAG gTGTGGGAGTCGGTGCCGTTCCTCGTGTCCTATCAGAGCTCAGTGATAAAGGAGGAAGCGCCCATTCCAAATTATCCAGACGAGCTGGTCCGAACCTGGGAAG TCTCTGCTGCTGACCTCGGACAGTCCGGGATGGAGACGCTGGAGCACGTGGCCGTCACCGTGACGATAACCCACCCTTGCCGTGGCAGCGTGGAGATTTGGTTGGTCTGCCCCAGCGGTATGGCATCAGTCATCGGGGCACGCCGCGCCATCGACAG AGATTCGTCAGGCTACCAGGACTGGACGTTCTCCACTGTGCGCTGCTGGGGAGAGAGAGCTGAAGGCCAGTACACCCTCAAGATGTCCGACCACA AAGAGTCGACGCTTGCGCAGTGTGCAGCGTCGGGGGTGCTAAAGCAGTGCCAGTTGACCCTGTATGGTTCCTCTATGACCCACAGCGAAGTCCAGGAACGACAGAG gctgGTGGAGGAGGCCATGAGTGGCAAGTATCTGgacagcagcttctctctgccCTGCCCTCCAGGCCTGGACATTCCTCCAGAGATCATCAACCCCTTCACCTCCAACAACCTCAAA TTCTTGCTGCTGCTGGGCTGCTTCGCTCTTTTCTGGTCCCTGTACTACACACTGGAGGTCACGCTGGCCCACCTGGACCTCAGGGGCCTTCTCTGCCTGCGCAGGAGGCGGGGAGGTCACCGGGCCCGGGGAGGGCGCCGggggagaggagtggaggacgcgatggtggaggaggaggcggggggtCGGGGTGAGGAGGAGCACGACTCAGGGGTGGAGTTGCATGCAGTGTTGGACTCCGAAGCCAAAGCGCCGCTTTTGAATGGGGAGCGGCTGGCAACATAG
- the bace1 gene encoding beta-secretase 1, with protein sequence MQFNMEGSSLQAGLFLWMMLCLLSDGQSAPDASGLPLAIRVPLRQGAEQTSPSLSPSPAAAANRQRGNAVKQAARRRRGAVAAAAAAAVAVAAAGGVSFVEMVDNLRGKSGQGYYVEMAVGSPPQKLNILVDTGSSNFAVGAAAHPFLRRYYHRSLSGSYRDQGRSVYVPYTQGRWEGELGTDLVSVPHGPNATLRANIAAITQSDRFFINGSNWEGILGLAYADIARPDETLEPFFDSLVRQTPVPNLFSLQLCGAGFTQNYSLGSATVGGSMIIGGVDPSLYVGELWYTPIRREWYYEVIIVRIEVNGQDLNMDCKEYNYDKSIVDSGTTNLRLPRKVFQAAVKAIEAASSTEQFPSGFWLGEQLVCWQAGTTPWHIFPVISLYLMSENHNQSFRISILPQQYLRPVEDVASAQEDCYKFAVSQSSTGTVMGAVIMEGFYVVFDREKKRIGFAVSTCHVHDEFRTASVEGPFHGVDLEDCGYNIPQTDESTLMTIAYIMAGICALFMLPLCLMVCQWRFARCLHPHGDFADDISLLK encoded by the exons atgcaattcaACATGGAGGGGTCGTCTCTGCAGGCAGGTTTGTTTCTGTGGATGATGCTGTGTCTGCTCAGTGATGGGCAATCCGCACCGGACGCCTCAGGCCTGCCTCTCGCCATCCGCGTACCACTGCGGCAAGGCGCCGAACAGACTTCGCCTTCGCTTTCGCCTTCGCCTGCCGCAGCAGCGAATCGCCAGCGCGGCAACGCGGTGAAGCAGGCTGCGCGCAGGCGGAGAGGAGCGGTAGCGGCAGCGGCAGCGGCAGCGGTAGCGGTAGCGGCAGCGGGCGGCGTCAGCTTTGTGGAGATGGTGGATAACCTGCGTGGGAAGTCTGGGCAGGGGTACTATGTGGAGATGGCCGTGGGCTCTCCTCCACAGAAG TTGAACATCCTGGTGGATACAGGAAGCAGTAACTTTGCGGTCGGGGCAGCTGCTCATCCCTTCCTTCGCAGATACTACCACCGTTCTCT CTCCGGCTCGTACCGTGACCAGGGTAGGAGTGTGTACGTTCCCTACACTCAGGGTCGCTGGGAGGGGGAGCTGGGCACCGACCTGGTCTCTGTGCCACACGGCCCCAACGCCACGCTGCGAGCCAACATCGCCGCAATCACCCAGTCGGATCGCTTCTTCATCAATGGATCCAACTGGGAGGGAATCCTGGGACTGGCCTACGCTGACATAGCCCGG cccgACGAGACATTGGAGCCTTTCTTTGACTCTCTGGTTCGCCAGACTCCTGTCCCcaacctcttctctctccagttGTGTGGAGCCGGCTTCACCCAAAACTACTCCCTGGGCAGCGCCACTGTTGGCGGCAGCatg ATCATCGGAGGAGTGGACCCGTCGCTCTACGTTGGAGAGCTCTGGTACACTCCCATTCGCAGGGAGTGGTACTATGAGGTCATTATCGTACGCATCGAGGTGAATGGACAGGACCTCAACATGGACTGTAAGGAG TACAACTACGACAAGAGCATCGTGGACAGCGGCACCACCAACCTCCGACTGCCTAGAAAAGTCTTCCAGGCTGCAGTCAAAGCTATTGAAGCAGCCTCTTCG ACGGAACAGTTCCCCTCTGGGTTCTGGCTCGGGGAGCAGCTGGTTTGTTGGCAGGCCGGCACTACACCCTGGCACATCTTCCCCGTCATCTCCCTCTACCTGATGAGTGAAAACCACAACCAGTCCTTCAGGATCTCCATCCTACCACAG CAATACCTGCGGCCAGTAGAGGACGTGGCCTCCGCCCAGGAGGACTGCTACAAGTTCGCCGTGTCCCAGTCCAGCACTGGTACCGTGATGGGGGCGGTCATCATGGAGGGCTTCTACGTGGTCTTCGACCGCGAAAAGAAACGCATCGGCTTTGCCGTCAGCACCTGCCATG TGCATGATGAGTTTCGCACAGCCTCCGTGGAAGGCCCGTTCCACGGCGTCGACCTGGAGGACTGCGGCTACAACATCCCTCAGACGGACGAGTCCACCCTCATGACCATCGCCTACATCATGGCGGGAATCTGCGCCCTCTTCATGCTGCCGCTGTGTCTCATGGTGTGCCAGTGGCGCTTCGCCCGCTGCCTCCACCCACACGGGGACTTTGCCGACGACATATCGCTCCTCAAGTGA
- the tagln gene encoding transgelin isoform X1, whose protein sequence is MATKGVGMANKGPAFGMSRHVQDKIDSKYDTELEQILVEWISRQCGASVGKPDPGKMGFQAWLKDGCVLSELINSLFTGDKPVKKIQSSTAAFKQMEQISQFLNASEKYGVTKTDMFQTVDLWEGKDLAAVQRTLSALGSLAFTKDEGTYNGDPNWFFKKSQENKRDFSDDQMKAGKNVIGLQMGSNKGASQEGMSYGRSRQIL, encoded by the exons ATGGCAACAAAG GGAGTCGGCATGGCTAACAAAGGTCCCGCCTTCGGCATGAGCCGGCACGTTCAGGATAAGATCGACAGCAAGTACGACACTGAGCTGGAGCAGATCCTGGTGGAGTGGATCAGCCGTCAGTGTGGCGCCAGTGTGGGAAAGCCAGATCCCGGCAAAATGGGCTTCCAGGCCTGGCTGAAAGACGGATGT GTCCTGAGCGAACTGATCAACAGCCTGTTCACCGGAGACAAACCAGTGAAGAAGATCCAGAGCTCAACTGCAGCCTTCAAACAGATGGAGCAGATCTCCCAGTTCCTCAACGCTTCAGAGAAGTACGGCGTCACCAAGACCGACATGTTCCAGACCGTGGACCTCTGGGAAG GTAAGGACCTGGCAGCGGTGCAGAGGACCCTGTCAGCTCTGGGCAGCTTGGCCTTCACTAAGGATGAAGGCACATACAACGGAGACCCCAACTGGTTCTTCAA GAAATCCCAGGAGAACAAGCGAGACTTCAGCGACGACCAGATGAAGGCGGGCAAAAACGTGATCGGTCTACAGATGGGGTCAAATAAGGGAGCCTCTCAGGAGGGCATGAGCTACGGAAGATCCCGacagatcctgtaa